In the Neodiprion virginianus isolate iyNeoVirg1 chromosome 2, iyNeoVirg1.1, whole genome shotgun sequence genome, TCGTTAAATTCATTTTAGGTACGTGAagttctttaaaaaaaatcaccaattttttcatgtcatagaatgtataaaatgggAGATttcatgtttgaaaatttgttattatttatatttcgatTTTAGATGATCATTTCttgctcaattttttccaaaatttcattttcgtttcataAAGTGCGTATTAATTTTGATTGATTAATcggaattgaatgaaacaacTTACAATCGCTTCTTCTTTTAAAGCTCTAAAAAGTCACTTGTCTAACTTTCGACGATACGTTTTACCGTACTGATGCTATTTGCAagtaaacaaatgaataagcctttattacagtttttaaacattattatctgataatattttttgagaTTGGCTATTCTTGATCAAAACGGTTCTGTCCCAAGAACAttctaacatttttttttcttaattaacGCTATTATCTTTAAATTGTTATCAATTCACATGCTCAAAATGATCAATCGATTGATTACTTTTGCTCGACATAATGgcatttacaaaaaaaaaaatattatcattacttaTGCCATTTGTTGGTGataaatatgttgaaaaaaattttcgtgatcaacatattcttttttactttttccaaTCGATATGAATTACATTTCATCCAATATTATGttaagtaattaaaaaaatcgatttctgtagataataattttttccacttttcaaTATACTTGATACTTTACTGCTACACCACGTGTAATCTAAAAATAACtcaaaaaattcatgtatATACTCGAACAAgtggaattttattattatacaatataatttttttattccaatatCGAATCATAGACAAAAAGAACACGATACATGTAATTTTGGTTGAATTAACTGAATGTGTCAGTCGGAATTTTGAttagtatgtatgtattttttcattgattcaggtttttttaaaaaaaatgacactAATCGCGATCGCTTGTTTGTTTATTGCAATCCTTTTTTGCGTAAGTGATATAAGACTAATACAATTTTGCGAAACTTgaagataacaaaaaaatctaaatgACTTTTCTGATATCCAGATTATTCATAAAATTCTTGTGTTCGGAGTatgtttcgatttttcgagtCATCCTTAAATTATGTGTCATCAAACGCCCAAATATACCGACAAGTGAACGACCTCCATTCTgaagaattttacaaattatttgatcaaaaacgtctttcatacttttttttcattacttatttttacttttacttcTCGGCAAATTTTGGTAGTTGTTCATCTCTTTTACAAAAACCGAAGTGCGCAAGATCGTAATAAAAAGACAGGTGGTTACAATTAGTGTCAtctattttataatatctGATTCGATGAAAACATAAACACGTTTTTTAATTAAAGGTCCGACAGAAATATCTAACACATATTCACGGCTATTATACCGTAGAAGGTTAACGATGCGAACGTCTGTCGCCAGCAGATAGGCAATCGACGTTACATCTGGGTACAAGATTTCACTTCGGTTGCCTATTTGCCGGCGAAGCATTGTGTGCATCAACCATATATGATTTTCGCCTGAGTTCATCAAAACAACTAAATGGTTCCTACCTATGTAGTTTTTATGTACctataaaatacttttttttaaatataatctttaaaagtaaaaacaatcagtagaaaaataattctgagggtctggaaattttcttacaaacaatttggtttgttttttttttatttcttaccaACCAAATTGATCTCAACAATAAGAAGTTTTTCTGTGACACCTTAAACGGCAAAATATAGAAAAGGAAAAgtataaaaacaaatcacacggaataaaaaattttaaagctTAGTTTACCAAAATTGTTTGGTCTGATTTATAAACAATGATTgtaatggagaaaaaaaatgctaagGTATTCTTGAGACAAAACCGTTaggatttataaaaaaaatataaaacaatgTTGAGTTATTGTTGAAAAGCTATGACAAAggttttttaattcgtttcCTTGCAAACAGCGGTGGTATGGTTGTTATTACAGCAAAAAGTTAGGGATACGAATATTAAGAACTTTAACTGACAAAGAGATTGcaatttgtttcattcaattctAATTATTAGATCgagtttctaaaaaaaattgagcaagAAGGGGCCAGCTAAAATCGAAATATagagaaaacattttttccggcatgaaatttttcttcctacAAGTTCCAATACATAGACCTATACCTATTTATTGTCCAAGAACATACAAATTGTtactttattcaaaaatattaaaaaataatgataataataagtacttttttaatcaagttctaaattaaaaattgctaAATGAGGAGCGTCACGACTTGGGGCGGGGAATCAGAAACTATGATATTTTTGTGACGTAATTTAATGATCACCCCTGATGATTTTGCATTACAGAAATAATCGGAAAGTCGAGAAGTAAAGTATCTCGGTGAACTAAATTTGTCGCGTAAAATTAAACTCTGGACAAAATTTCCACTCCGCACAAATCTTTCCAAATACAATCTCCCCTTCATAAAATGTCCCCGGACGATTCtcctttttttaaatctccagtataataaataataaataaagtaaaataaataaatagatagaaATGAATAGCCGGGAACCATGTCCGGGGGAACTTTGCAATAGGGTAATTTTATCTGGGAGGGAATTAGGTCACGTAGATATTGTCCAAGAAATTAAATCTGGGGAGAATCAACCCAAGAGGATTCAGTCCTAGACCCGAGAAGTAGGATCGAATAAATGTAGACACGATTAAAATATCAGTTTGATGTTCATTGTCAAGTTATTGGTTAGAAAGATAGAGACGAAGTGTACGGTTTAAGAAGTAAGTGAGTTAGTGATTTGGAATTAGCAGAATGAAACGAGGATGGGTGCAGTAAGCAAAGTACAAGATCAGGGTTCTGAGAATGAGAGAATAAAGTCAGGCGCGCACAGCCCATATAAAAGATTGTTCAGTCTAATGAAACGAATTAAGAGGCTTCCAGGTAAGAGAGACGCTACGCCATCATCCCTGTTAGCCAAGCCATCCATTCATTTACTGCCTGTAAAGTCACTAGACATATTTCAGATGgtcatggtttttttttttattctcctttttcttgtcaattaataaaaactaTATATTCGAAATGCAAATATTTAGTTTATGAGATTTTATTTCGTAGCACGATACAATTTCCAGCGAAGTAATCCATAAACGGATATGTGCAGTGCGAAGATCCATATAGTCAGAGCTAGAGCCAGAACGTAAAATGGTGCTGTAGGCATGCCTAAGTTCGAGAGAATTTTTGCCGGTAAACGAATAGGACAAAAAACCTCCGAACAGGGCAAATTTTTACGGGAATTCCCATACAACGCCTGAAGAACTCCCTCAAAAGCGTATCTGCAATACCAACCCACGGTTCACGTTAAGGTATCGAGaggaaattatttgaattattcataCGAAATTATGAAGAATATCCCAATATGCCACTAACAATAAGCCTCCGAAACTTTGTGTCTTCGGTTTTGAAAGTTTTACTATTATATTTTGGAAATTAAACATCGTTGCATTTCCCAGAGTTAGCGCGCCTGCTGTAGAAAGAGCAGTCTACTTGGTTAAAGCTATTGACGCAACAAAGAGTACAAACCGGAAGTAGCTGATGCTACAAATAGGCCGAAGATATGCCGAAACTTCTCCAAGTCTAAGGAAAAATCCGGCAAATAAAAACATCGGTATGTTCAAAGCTGGTACAACAAAAACGCCCACCTGAAATAAATACGATTGGTTGAATAATATGAAACGATTATCAACTTTTCCCACAGTAAATTTGTAGACCATAAATTCATGACAAATTGTTAACCGTCCAACAGCAGTATACTGGTATCAAAGGTAGGTGTATGCTGAAGATTCTTAACCGTAAACGTTGCGGTCGTATAAACTGCTAGTACAGCTTAGCTGAACCTCTATTTCAAATTTGGCTTCTCGATTCCTCTAGTTATGACCCTGATTAACGTCAATTGAGACCTTCGCGGCTGTCTGAGCACCAGCGACGCTGATATAGTGTGAAATAACACTTTTAACCCACGTACTGTAAACTTCTGCGATACAAACACGGAGACTATCATAAATGGTCTTCAGTCAGAGTGTAAGAATCGTGATACGTTCATcccaatattttttaatgaaaatattatcgaAGCTATTGATGTACCTGTGAGCCGCAAGCAGCTCCAGCAGCAATGCCAAAAGACTGAGCGAGCATCGTCAACAGAACACAGATGAGCCAGACACGCCATATCCGGTCCAATTCAAGGGGCTGCCCCGTTAGCCAGTAGGCAAAGATGAGAAAGCAGGTTGGACAGAGAACCTAGAGAccacaaaataattattcattgaagTAAGAAAGCCTAGGAAAGTACTTTTTGACTCATCCCACCTGCACTTGAATATCTGCTAGAACTTTTGCCACATAGTACGATTGCAACGAGTACCAGTTGTTCATGTGTTCTCGGAGAAATACTGCAGCTTCGATTGGAACTGCAGAAAAGATGATGCGAGTGACAGTGATTTCGTCACGTTCGCAACGTGTCGCAatcgataaattgaaaattgctaATCGTGAAGATAACTGCAAACTTACACATCTGTACAGCTGGCATGGCGTTACCGAAGAATAGAAACAACAGAGAAGTAAAAATGCAAGCGTTGTTGCTTTGAAATCTGGCTGCGTTGCTTCCAAAGTCATAGAATACAATGCCAACCAGAAGTCCGACCATCAGATGAGCAACGATTCTGAGTTTTGTCAACATCTGCAGGGTAGCGTAAAATGATGTAACTTTTAAACTTATAAATGATGTTAGTTCGATCGCCTTACATTGTCTCTTTGTATACAGATCATCGCTCTTTTGAAAAGGATGAGGAATTGTTTCCAGTGGGACACTGGATAAGTTCTTATCCGCGAAATTTCATCCTTCTCCTTGTTAAAATAACCTGGCGGTGGCCTGGAACCGTTCGATGTTTGGTGCTCTGCAAAATTAATAGAGGAAATAAGGTGAAAACTTTGAAGAATATCGACGTAGATGACTTGGAATTGGTGATTTTTGGTCTGACTATACTTACTAACTTGAGGACCGCGAGTAGATTCCAGTTGTAGTCTGGCTGCCTCGTATTTTTCGTTGCTCACGTCTCGCAAtctcttcaaattttcctTTGGTGTCGAAACTACATCCAGTACTGCATGGAAGCAAAACAATCAAGTCCGTGATTCGGATGAAAGTTACTAAACAAGGTCAAGCCAAGACAAAAAGTCTCTTACCGAATTCGGCCAGGTTACAGAGCTGAGGACAAACGTGACCAGCCTTTGCAAAGCTGTCGAGAATTTGGTCTCGCGGTCCGCAGTACATTATTTGTCCTCGAGACAAGACGACGATGTCATCGAACAAGGATATCATGTGACTGCCAGGCTGGTGAACAGTGCAAACCACAGTCCGACCTGCCTCGGCAAGTGAGTGCAGCAGGGCAATCACCTGTGGCGACAAAGTCACAACTTCCATTACTGAACCCATGATTGCCTGCATCATTCGGAAAAACGAACCTGGCCTGATGCTGCACTATCTAATCCGCTCGTAGGCTCATCTAACAGCATTACGGGTGGGTTAGTTATCAACTCTATTCCAATAGACAGTCTTTTTCGTTCACCACCGCTGAGATTACCTGCAGCTGTATCTAAACTCGGCAGAAGTCCCAGCTTGCTAGCAATATCGATTACCTGTAAGGGAACGTAAAATTGTTGTGAAATTCATTGAGGCTTACCAAAACCGGTCATACATTGCAATTTCCCCACCTGTACAATGCTGGCACTGCGCAATAAAACATGTTTCAGCTACCACAGAGTTGTGAAAGCGTTTAGAATACTCGGACTTTGTTTTTGATCCTTATTCGTGGTATGAAATTCAGTCTTCTTACCGCACGTCTTCTAAGGTGATCCGTATGAGAAGATCCGAGTTTCAGGTCAGCAGCGATTTGGAGAGTCTCACGTACTGTAAGCAGGGGCAATAGTGCAAAATCCTGGGGTATGTAGCAGACCTGTCTTCGGAAGGCTTCCCTGTTTCTCTCGACGCCATTAATGGTAATCGTCCCCTTGAGTTTAGAGGCTCGCAGGCCGGAAATTATGCTCAAGAGCGTAGTTTTCCCAGCACCTGAAGGCCCGATGATGGCGGTTAAACGACCAGGTCGAAAATGTCCGGCCACTGAGCAAAGAATTTGTTTTTGCTTCTGAGTACCTGTTaagaatagaaaagaaaaattaccaaaacgATGTGGTGAATCGAAACCACAGCTGCTATATAAGTTTCTTCTTCGCGGTTTACCggtaacaaaaatattattcaaattcatatcACGTCTTGTTATCCATATTCATTTCTGTTACATGAGACAGTCGCGGCTTGTCTGTCGTTTTTGGCGATTTTTGGTGCTCACTTGTTGACTAATGATATTATTGTTGGATCGGACActgtgtttttattattatggATATATTTAATAGATGATATATGATTGCATTAAATGACATCAGTCAGATTCGCTAGGCATAGTTGGCGAAAGTGGCATAGAACAAAAATACAAGTGTAGTCTAATACTCAACATTGACAATGGAAGAATGATTTATGGCGTCTTAGAAATGCAATAACGTGTTACAGATTCTACAATAATACATGGTTGCAAGGCCATCCACTTTTCTGATGCTTAATTCACTCATCCTGCGAAGCCTTGAACTGAGCCTACCGGCTGTTTCAGGAAGTATCAAGTATTCGAAACTTTGGATCATTACGAAATTTGTTCATGACAGCTTTCGTAaatgaatatgaaatatttattgtaactGTACAGAATTGCTTCAATTTACTAGTGTTGGTTTACTAGTTTTTACTCGATATAAAGACTGCATAATTCAATACTTTGTAGCATCTTGTTATTCTTAGTAAGAAAAAGTTACTACGTTTGTCATCATAATCGCAGTACATACGTATAGTTGTAATCGAGACTATGCGTAAACAAATCTAATATTCTTCACAGTCAACGTAAATACGTGGCACGACTTGATGTTTGTAAGCAAATGCGTACGCATAATTTTTCCTAGCAATTCTTGAAACAAATCTGATGTTTATGTTAAAATATCTCCATCGTTGTAGCAATGCCGTACCcagctttttcacatcttcTTGACTTTAAGTGAACTACGTCTTCTTGAGCTGAAACTATCCATTTGACAAAGTATCAAGATCGCAGTTGGTGTAATTGCCTTCGTCGTTACATGGTTGATTTAGCCAAACGTGCATTTGAGCTGAGTTCAATGAGTTAGCAACTTTCGTGTTATTGAATTTCGTTATCGATTTATGATATCAAAATTAACCtacataattttatcaaacagTTTCGAAGAGAATCAACAAATTCACGAAGACTTTGTCCTTGGTATGTGAAATAGTACTAGTAATTAACTATTTATGATAAATTCAATGGTGGTATTGATTTTGCTGGCTAAAAAATGTTTACGGGTCGATTCAATCATTTTGATGTAGTTATGTGAGAGTCacatttgaatgaaattatatttcacgAGCAGAAATATTTTGTGGAGGCACAACATTCTTGAAGTGGTACAACCGGTTTCTTCTACTACGGTATACAAAATCGTCTCAATTTTGCTGTAAATATCTATCACAGTTTTTCATGTTTATGATTAACTTAAATCATttaaaagcaaagaaaaaatcgatttactgttttcattttcgagcTATTCGATAATTGTCATTTTCATTACCGACATTTCCGACTTCCTCGGTAACTGCAGCACCGCCTTATCGCTGTATTAAAAAAGTCTGGCCAAGCGTAGATAAATCTCAAAAGTTCTTATCGTACCGCAATGTATTGAAGCGTTCTACATGACAGTCAAAGCAACTGTGTGTTTAGGGTGGGAGAATTGATCTTTGTTAACTTTCGATGCACGAATCATCGCACTTCCAATACACGGAGAGATTTGTATACTCATACTCGTATACGTTGGTGATAAAATTGGgatcgtgaaaaattaaaatacaatcGAATAAGAAGACTTGCCTGTGTCGCAGTCAACCGCATAGCTCAAATTAGCGAATTCGATGACAAGTCTGGAGGTCGCGGGGTTGCCGGCCTCAATATCCAGCAATTTGCTGTCTTCATCGAGCCGCAGAATCGTACAGGTACCACCTTCTGTCAGCTGTATGGAGTTCATGATGatcgatgatcctgattttcttGGTTCCCGCGTTAGCCGGTTGTCATCCTTTTTGAACTGAGCCTCGGAGTCTTCGTACCGTATTCGGTCTAAtctttttatcaaatttatcaaCGAGTTGTCAGTTTGAATTGATCGAAAAGTTTCTTATTACACAAATAGCTCCACGTGACGTCGATGACCGAAAGATCTTTCGCACTTGGACTGTTATACTATCGCGGATTTCACTGTCCACCGCACTCCTCTACAGTGATACGCACACACGGTTTGTCTTGGACGCAGTGCAGAGAGCGACGGTTACACGGCTATCCAGACACGATGAGTCCAATTTTCCAGTGACCCGTTTCGCCGACAGTGGGGGGAGATAGGCCTTGCTTGATTCGGTCTCAGTTCAGCATCGAATAATTTCTTAAGCTCCGATATCCTGACCAACGGATCGACTGGACACCAGGCCGATTTTCAGCTCGATGAACTTCTGCTGGATTACTCATCTCCGACCGTTGAGAAGCGCGAAAGGAAAGTCTCGCTGTACGGTCTGTCAGCCATGGAGAAGTATTATTCGCGTGGGAGTGAAATCGGGTGCGAAGTAACTTTCACGATGCGTGAAGCATCGAACGACTAATCACACATCCTTTAAACGGAACTAGAACCACCCTTGCCAAAGAATGTTCTCCTTTCACTCTGTGAGGCTTATGGAAAATAAGTAAAACTAGTCAAATTCTTAGTTCACGTTTCAAGTGAACGAAATAATGAGGTGTATTGGGATTAGTGTACGTTCATTACAACAAGAAAAGTACTTTGTTATAATATAACCAACGGTACGATGTGCTTAATCGTGGCGTAGTGAAAGCTCGGCATGCTCTGGTCTTTGCTTTCGCGCCGTAGAGAAATCCGCTCTAGGTTGCGTTACGCCACCTGGCGCCTTAATGACAGAACTATGACAAATAACACATTTTGATTGTGGTCCGAATCTAGAAGTTTTCCCTTGTAAACGAATTTATACTctaataagaattttttcctaTGCATACttaatcaatattcaattcgatttcaGATTCCCTGCTTCGCCTCGTAATgaagatatttattttgcaGTACATATAGCGGAAATTCTTGGTTACTGATGCACAGAATCGAGCAAATCTTGTTTCCTTATCTATTGcacaaaaaataaagcaaCTGTTGATCTTTAACATATTCTTTTTCGGTGACAATGGAAACTCGAAAGAAATATCCAGTAGCGTAAGAATCAGTAATTCGGTAACCAAAACTAAAGTTCTTGGAACAACTGAAATATCAGAATGATAAATCCAATTTTGATCTCACGTGCACATTAAACGAATTGTGAAGCTTATCAAGGATTGTGTTAAACAGTGATGAGTTCAAATGTAGATGCTTAATGaataagaatttcttctctgcatgcacgatgtaaggagactgtagtgtgtagatgttatgtttaccctttttgaatcctttgcttccgatgagaagcccgtaagacggcaatgccgtctaataaatgagatgcgggtgtgcaaatcattaatctacgagagaatttttgttgaaagatgtaaatttgaaaaactggtgaatttgaaaaattcagtacatGCTTAATATCGGACGGCGtttattgtgtaaaaaaaaatttatattaacCTTGACCTCAACAGGCCTcggattgtaatttttcagttcatCTGATAATAAGTACGCTTGTTCTGAGGATTCTTTTGCACTTTGATACCATTTCACATTAGTTTTATTGGTTGTCTCAGcactttgatattttttgttcctcgTGATTATTCAAGTTTACATGGCTATACATTAGACGCATGAAAACTTACTAGATTCTATTTCTAATAGTCATTGATTTGCAGCCAACAGGACAACGGTCACAGGCTAATTGTTTCAAAATGAGGTTAAGCAAAAGAATTCCATCTAGTGTCAGATTCATTTCATAATGAAACCGGAACCGTACCGTAATGTATATGTAATTAGTAATGCCGCGacagaattttttagaaataagTATCACTAGAATATAAATTATCTCATTTGGGGAAGAATTTTGCGTTCTGATAATAAAGTATTTGTACTACGAGACGTACATATATGGCAGCGCTCTGtctttctttttaaaaatattacaacatTTTGGAAATTAGCATCAAATATGAGTACCTGCCGAAACGCTTCTGTAAAACTTGGCCtaatgaacagaaaaaaaaagattgctTCCATAAACAATCTCTCTCTATGTTTTACAGTGTCAAGGTTTACAATAGATAAGTTTTTGTATATGGACTCGCTGCATGCGATCAAAAGTACAAATAAAcgttttttcatattcaactTGACGATAAGCTTGTATTTCGTATTCCAATACTTAtatttacaacaaaaattctctcgtagattaatgatttgcacacccgcatctcatttattagacagcattctgtcttacgggcttctcatcggaagcgaaggattgaaaggggtaaacataaacatctacacactacagtctccttacatcgtgcatgcagagaagaaattcttactcatacaaatcgggcacatgaaaacaaatttgaactcactggttatgagagaaattaaagacaacagagtcagggcggctaggtggtctagtggagtaagtctccggtaaagcatcgctagattcca is a window encoding:
- the LOC124296956 gene encoding ATP-binding cassette sub-family G member 4-like isoform X1, yielding MNSIQLTEGGTCTILRLDEDSKLLDIEAGNPATSRLVIEFANLSYAVDCDTGTQKQKQILCSVAGHFRPGRLTAIIGPSGAGKTTLLSIISGLRASKLKGTITINGVERNREAFRRQVCYIPQDFALLPLLTVRETLQIAADLKLGSSHTDHLRRRAVIDIASKLGLLPSLDTAAGNLSGGERKRLSIGIELITNPPVMLLDEPTSGLDSAASGQVIALLHSLAEAGRTVVCTVHQPGSHMISLFDDIVVLSRGQIMYCGPRDQILDSFAKAGHVCPQLCNLAEFVLDVVSTPKENLKRLRDVSNEKYEAARLQLESTRGPQVKHQTSNGSRPPPGYFNKEKDEISRIRTYPVSHWKQFLILFKRAMICIQRDNMLTKLRIVAHLMVGLLVGIVFYDFGSNAARFQSNNACIFTSLLFLFFGNAMPAVQMFPIEAAVFLREHMNNWYSLQSYYVAKVLADIQVQVLCPTCFLIFAYWLTGQPLELDRIWRVWLICVLLTMLAQSFGIAAGAACGSQVGVFVVPALNIPMFLFAGFFLRLGEVSAYLRPICSISYFRYAFEGVLQALYGNSRKNLPCSEVFCPIRLPAKILSNLGMPTAPFYVLALALTIWIFALHISVYGLLRWKLYRATK
- the LOC124296956 gene encoding ATP-binding cassette sub-family G member 1-like isoform X3 — translated: MNSIQLTEGGTCTILRLDEDSKLLDIEAGNPATSRLVIEFANLSYAVDCDTGTQKQKQILCSVAGHFRPGRLTAIIGPSGAGKTTLLSIISGLRASKLKGTITINGVERNREAFRRQVCYIPQDFALLPLLTVRETLQIAADLKLGSSHTDHLRRRAVIDIASKLGLLPSLDTAAGNLSGGERKRLSIGIELITNPPVMLLDEPTSGLDSAASGQVIALLHSLAEAGRTVVCTVHQPGSHMISLFDDIVVLSRGQIMYCGPRDQILDSFAKAGHVCPQLCNLAEFVLDVVSTPKENLKRLRDVSNEKYEAARLQLESTRGPQVKHQTSNGSRPPPGYFNKEKDEISRIRTYPVSHWKQFLILFKRAMICIQRDNMLTKLRIVAHLMVGLLVGIVFYDFGSNAARFQSNNACIFTSLLFLFFGNAMPAVQMFPIEAAVFLREHMNNWYSLQSYYVAKVLADIQVQVLCPTCFLIFAYWLTGQPLELDRIWRVWLICVLLTMLAQSFGIAAGAACGSQIRF
- the LOC124296956 gene encoding ATP-binding cassette sub-family G member 1-like isoform X2; its protein translation is MNSIQLTEGGTCTILRLDEDSKLLDIEAGNPATSRLVIEFANLSYAVDCDTGTQKQKQILCSVAGHFRPGRLTAIIGPSGAGKTTLLSIISGLRASKLKGTITINGVERNREAFRRQVCYIPQDFALLPLLTVRETLQIAADLKLGSSHTDHLRRRAVIDIASKLGLLPSLDTAAGNLSGGERKRLSIGIELITNPPVMLLDEPTSGLDSAASGQVIALLHSLAEAGRTVVCTVHQPGSHMISLFDDIVVLSRGQIMYCGPRDQILDSFAKAGHVCPQLCNLAEFVLDVVSTPKENLKRLRDVSNEKYEAARLQLESTRGPQVKHQTSNGSRPPPGYFNKEKDEISRIRTYPVSHWKQFLILFKRAMICIQRDNMLTKLRIVAHLMVGLLVGIVFYDFGSNAARFQSNNACIFTSLLFLFFGNAMPAVQMFPIEAAVFLREHMNNWYSLQSYYVAKVLADIQVQVLCPTCFLIFAYWLTGQPLELDRIWRVWLICVLLTMLAQSFGIAAGAACGSQRRWCSDSREGLN